CTTTGCACTCATTCATATTTCACCGGTTGATCCGGCCGAGGCCTATTTGACAGCAGCTCACATCTATCCGACTCCGGAAATTCTGGAGCAGAAGCGGCATGAATTCGGGCTGGATCAGCCTTTGCTGACACAGTATATGCAGACGCTGCAAAGAATCAGCCGGCTGGATTTTGGTACTTCGTACCTGACAAACAAGCCGGTGTGGGATGAGGTGAAGGTTCGGCTGCCGGCCACTGCCGAGCTGGCCTTGAGCAGCATGCTGCTATCCATTGTGGTGAGTATTCCGCTGGGCGTACTGGCGGCGATACGTAAAAATGGCTGGATCGACATGCTTAGTCGAGGGGTTTCATATGTTGGAGCGTCTATTCCACAGTTCTGGCTGGGATATCTGTTGATTTTCTTTTTCTCTGTCCGGTTGGACTTGCTGCCTGTAGAGGGGCGGGGAACATGGCAGCATTTGGTGCTCCCCACGTTGACCCTGTCGTTCGTTCTGATTGCTCTATATACGCGCCTGCTGCGCTCCAGTGTATTGGAGCAGCTTCAGGAAACGTATGTGCAGTATGCCAGAACCAGAGGGATTCGTGAACGTATAATTATGCTCAAGCATGTGCTCAAAATTGCCATTGCTCCGCTGATTACGGGTATGGGCATGAATCTGGGCAAGCTGCTGACCGGAACGATTATTGTGGAGCAGGTGTTTTCATGGCCCGGTTTTGGCCGATATTTTGTGGAAGCGATTTTTAACCGGGATATTCCCGTCATACAATGCTATGTGTTTTTGGCGGCATGCCTGTTCATCGTATGCAATTTGCTCGTTGATCTGGTGCATTTGTATATGGACCCCCGAATTTCAGCGAAGGGACGAGCAGAGCGGTGATGATAAGGTTGCGTACAATGTTCAAGGGTCAAAAAGTAATCGTGGCCTGCTCTGTCGTGCTGGCGGCTCTTTTCATCATTATGGCGATAGCCCCGTGGCTGGCCCCCCATGATCCGGTTAAAGTCAATTTATTGCACAAGCTGGAAGGACCTTCGAAGGAATACTGGCTGGGAACTGATCATTTGGGTCGGGACAATCTGTCCCGGCTGCTGTATGGAGCGCGTATTTCGCTCGGCTTTGCGACATTGATTTTCCTGTCCTCGCTTGGCATTGGTGTCGTGATTGGATCGGTTGCAGGTTATGTGGGCGGCTGGGTCGATAGTGTGCTAATGCGGTTTTGCGAAGGGATTATGGCGTTCCCGAATCTGGTGCTCGTACTGGGTATTGTCGGTATTTTTGGGCCGGGTCTGATGCAGGTGCTGCTTGCCTTGATGATGGTGCAGTGGGTGTATTATGCCCGAATGTGCCGCAATATGGTCGTTAGTCTGAAAGAGCGGAATTTTATAGCGGCCGCAAGGATTAGCGGCTCCTCCTCAGGAGCCATTATCCGGAGGCATATCATTCCCAATGTGCTGCGTCCGATTGTGGTTATGGGTACGCTGGAGATGGGCTGGGCGATCATGGATATTTCCGCGTTGTCTTTCCTCGGTCTGGGTATCCAGCCACCGACTCCCGAGTGGGGAGCGATGATTCATGAGGGAACAGGCTACATCCGCAGTCATCCGGAATTAATGATCTATCCGGGCGTCATGATTCTGGTAGTGGTCATGGCCTTCAATATATTGGGAGAGGCGCTGTCAGACCGGTACGGAATTTCCAAACGTCAGTAAAACAGGAGTGAGAACAACGATGGATGACGGGGCGAAGTCGAAGGTGCTGGAGGTCCGCGGCTTGCAGGTGAAGCTCCAAACGGGTACAGGGACAGTGCCTCTGCTGGAGCCAATTGATTTTGAACTGAAAAAAGGGCAGGTACTGGGTCTTGTTGGCGAAAGTGGAAGCGGCAAAACGGTGACCTGTAACGCCCTGCTCCAGTTGCTGGATCGCCAGACGATGGACGTAAAAGGCAGTGTCCGTCTGAATGGGCGTGAGCTGAACGGAATGGCGGCCGAGGAGATGCGGCGTATTCTTGGCAAGGACATCGCGTTGATTATGCAAAATCCGATGAATGCTTTTACGCCCGTGTATACGATCGGGGCTCAGTTTATGGAAACCATCCGCACTCATACCCAATTGACCACACGACAGGCCCGTAATCTTGCTATAACAGCTTTGGAAAAGATGAATTTGCCCGAACCGGCCAAGCTGTTGAAGCGGTATCCCTTTCAGCTCAGCGGGGGGATGCTACAACGCGTCATGATTGCCATTTCCATGTGCCTGCGTCCTGCGGTGGTGATCGCGGATGAACCGACAACAGCGCTCGATGTCGTGAATCAGCTACAGGTGCTGAGAGAGCTGGACCGCTTGCGCACAGAATACGGCACCTCCATTTTGCTGATCTCGCACGATCTGGGAGTGATTTCCCAAATGGCAGATGAAGTAGCTGTCATGCAGCAGGGACGTATTGTCGAGCAGGCGGAGGTTCATCGGCTGTTCAATCAGCCGCAGCATGAATATACGAAAATACTGCTGCATGCCAGGCCCAAGTTGTCCCTGCGGGACATGAACCAGGTAGGCGGTTAGTCGCCTGTGGACGGTTACACATTCAATAGGGGAGCGAATGCGCGTGCTGCAAGTGAAGGAAGTAACTCATAGCTATGGAAGGCGCAAATGGCTGGGCCGCTCCGAACTACGTCCCCCCGTGCTGTCCGGCGTTTCGCTTACGATAGAGAGCGGATTTTGCCTGGGCTTGCTTGGAACCAGCGGAGCGGGTAAAAGCACGCTGGGCAAGGTCATTCTGGGGCTGGAGAAGCCGCAGGAGGGCCAGGTGCTGTTTCAGGGACAGGACATTTATAATGGAAGCACACAGGTCCGCAGGGAGCTGCGACGGGATATGCAGGTCGTATTTCAGGACTGCTATTCCGCTGTAAATCCCCGGATGACCGCCGGGCAGATTATCGGGGAGCCGCTGGACAATTACGAACGGCTATCGGTACAGGAGCAAAAGAGAACGGTGGAGAACCTGCTGGAGCGGGTCGGTCTCAAGCCGGAGGATCGGAATAAACTTCCGCATCAGTTTAGCGGCGGACAATTGCAGCGGATCAACATTGCCCGAGCCATTGCCCTCAAGCCCAAGCTCATCGTGCTGGATGAGTCCGTCAGCAGCCTGGATATGGTTCACCAGATGCATATTTTATCCCTGCTAGGAGAGCTGAAATCCTCGTTCGGGTTGTCATATCTGTTCATCACGCATGATATTCGGGCAGCTTCCGCCGTCTGTGATGGCATCGCCGTGATGGAGCAGGGGAAATTGATCGAGCGCTGTGATGACAAGGATCGGATTTTTGAATCCGCCCATCCGGCTGTGCAACGGTTGATCTCATCTATTTTGCCGGAACATCCAGCAGATCGTCTTCCACTTCATGAATGACAGTTGACCCGCAAGGGTCCTTTTTTTGTGCAGCATATGGATAAGCAATTGAAATCAAATTTATCTGTTGTATTATTTGAATAACCCGCTATAATATAAAATCATAGTAAATTACTTGGGATAAAAAGGGGTATTACATATGAAAAAATCTGCTTTCGTTGCAGCGATTGGCCTATCTCTTGTGTTATTAACGGGTGCCTTGAGTGGATGCTCCTCAAAGGAAGCGGCGTCAGGGGATAAGGTGATTTATGTCGGCACACAAAATGACTACCCGCCGTTTGCTTTTACGAATGATAAAAATGAACTGACCGGATACGATGTGGATGTCATCAAGGAAATTGACAAGAAGCTGGACGGCTACAAGTTTGAGTTTGTTCCTTCGGGCTGGGACGGAATTTTCCTGGCGCTGGAAGCGAACAAAATTCAGGTCGTAGCGGATGAAATCGCCAAGAATCCCGAGCGTGAGCAAAAATACTTGTTCTCTGATGAATCTTACTTCCAGGCTCAATCCGTCATTGTTGTGAAAAAAGGCAGAACGGATATACACTCTCTCAAGGATTTGGAAGGCAAGAAGGTAGCTGCTTCCGTAGGGGATTCCTACACTCAATTACTGGAACAGTACAATGCAAAGAACGGAAATAAAATTATTTTGAAATACAATGACACAGGCACTTCGTCTGACAACCTTCAGGACGTGCAAAATGGCCGGGTAGACGCTTATGTCAATGATCCAGTCATGACGGCTGCTACGATCAAGAAGGAAGGCTTGCAGGTCGAAGCGATAGGTGATCCTGTGAAAACGGATGATATCAATCTGGTGTTCAATAAGGATAAGCAGGGCGAAGAACTGAAAGCGAAAATTGACCCCATTATTAAAGAACTGAAAGCGGACGGAACGCTGAAAAAACTGTCTGAACAATGGACAGGTGGGGAATATATCCCTCAGTAACAACAATGCAATGGGTAAAGTGAGGTTCCTATGGAAAAGCTGTTTGACCTTGATTATATGCTGAAAAGCCTTCCCCGGATCGTGGAGTATCTACCTGTTACGCTATGGATTGCGCTATTATCCATGCTGCTGGGTTCGATCATCGGATTGGCGACGGCCTTAATCCGGATATACAAGGTGCCTGTTTTGGCGCAATTGTCTACGCTGTATGTCTCGTACATTCGGGGAACGCCGCTGATTGTGCAGTTATTTCTCGTATATTATGGAATACCCAAGTTTTTATATTTTTTTCAGAGCGAATATGGTTTCCTGCAGCAATTAAATATCTACGTGATTCCACCCGAGATTTTCGCACTGTTGTCATTTTCGTTGAACCTTGGGGGGTATCTGTCGGAGACGTTCCGGGCGGCGATTAATTCAGTCGACCGGGGACAATTTGAGGCTGCCAATTCCATCGGGATGAGTCAGACACAGATTATGCTCAAAATTGTACTGCCACAGGCGTTGACGGTGGCTTTGCCCAATCTGGGGAACACGCTGATCAGTACGGTGAAGGATACGTCTTTTATTTTTATGATCGGTGTTGTCGATATGATGGGACAGGCTAAAATTATGGGCGCGCGGGCGCTGGCTTTTTTTGAGGTGTATGTTGCGGTGTCTCTGATCTACTGGCTGGTGTGCATCATTATTGAACGCGGGCTTGTCGTGTTGGAGAAGCGTATTCGAATTTACGAAAGAAGTGAGTAAGTGTATGATTCAACTT
This DNA window, taken from Paenibacillus kribbensis, encodes the following:
- the nikB gene encoding nickel ABC transporter permease subunit NikB, translated to MISYIGKRMIAVIPIVLFATLVTFALIHISPVDPAEAYLTAAHIYPTPEILEQKRHEFGLDQPLLTQYMQTLQRISRLDFGTSYLTNKPVWDEVKVRLPATAELALSSMLLSIVVSIPLGVLAAIRKNGWIDMLSRGVSYVGASIPQFWLGYLLIFFFSVRLDLLPVEGRGTWQHLVLPTLTLSFVLIALYTRLLRSSVLEQLQETYVQYARTRGIRERIIMLKHVLKIAIAPLITGMGMNLGKLLTGTIIVEQVFSWPGFGRYFVEAIFNRDIPVIQCYVFLAACLFIVCNLLVDLVHLYMDPRISAKGRAER
- the nikC gene encoding nickel ABC transporter permease subunit NikC; the encoded protein is MIRLRTMFKGQKVIVACSVVLAALFIIMAIAPWLAPHDPVKVNLLHKLEGPSKEYWLGTDHLGRDNLSRLLYGARISLGFATLIFLSSLGIGVVIGSVAGYVGGWVDSVLMRFCEGIMAFPNLVLVLGIVGIFGPGLMQVLLALMMVQWVYYARMCRNMVVSLKERNFIAAARISGSSSGAIIRRHIIPNVLRPIVVMGTLEMGWAIMDISALSFLGLGIQPPTPEWGAMIHEGTGYIRSHPELMIYPGVMILVVVMAFNILGEALSDRYGISKRQ
- the nikD gene encoding nickel import ATP-binding protein NikD, encoding MDDGAKSKVLEVRGLQVKLQTGTGTVPLLEPIDFELKKGQVLGLVGESGSGKTVTCNALLQLLDRQTMDVKGSVRLNGRELNGMAAEEMRRILGKDIALIMQNPMNAFTPVYTIGAQFMETIRTHTQLTTRQARNLAITALEKMNLPEPAKLLKRYPFQLSGGMLQRVMIAISMCLRPAVVIADEPTTALDVVNQLQVLRELDRLRTEYGTSILLISHDLGVISQMADEVAVMQQGRIVEQAEVHRLFNQPQHEYTKILLHARPKLSLRDMNQVGG
- the nikE gene encoding nickel import ATP-binding protein NikE gives rise to the protein MRVLQVKEVTHSYGRRKWLGRSELRPPVLSGVSLTIESGFCLGLLGTSGAGKSTLGKVILGLEKPQEGQVLFQGQDIYNGSTQVRRELRRDMQVVFQDCYSAVNPRMTAGQIIGEPLDNYERLSVQEQKRTVENLLERVGLKPEDRNKLPHQFSGGQLQRINIARAIALKPKLIVLDESVSSLDMVHQMHILSLLGELKSSFGLSYLFITHDIRAASAVCDGIAVMEQGKLIERCDDKDRIFESAHPAVQRLISSILPEHPADRLPLHE
- a CDS encoding transporter substrate-binding domain-containing protein; this encodes MKKSAFVAAIGLSLVLLTGALSGCSSKEAASGDKVIYVGTQNDYPPFAFTNDKNELTGYDVDVIKEIDKKLDGYKFEFVPSGWDGIFLALEANKIQVVADEIAKNPEREQKYLFSDESYFQAQSVIVVKKGRTDIHSLKDLEGKKVAASVGDSYTQLLEQYNAKNGNKIILKYNDTGTSSDNLQDVQNGRVDAYVNDPVMTAATIKKEGLQVEAIGDPVKTDDINLVFNKDKQGEELKAKIDPIIKELKADGTLKKLSEQWTGGEYIPQ
- a CDS encoding amino acid ABC transporter permease, producing the protein MEKLFDLDYMLKSLPRIVEYLPVTLWIALLSMLLGSIIGLATALIRIYKVPVLAQLSTLYVSYIRGTPLIVQLFLVYYGIPKFLYFFQSEYGFLQQLNIYVIPPEIFALLSFSLNLGGYLSETFRAAINSVDRGQFEAANSIGMSQTQIMLKIVLPQALTVALPNLGNTLISTVKDTSFIFMIGVVDMMGQAKIMGARALAFFEVYVAVSLIYWLVCIIIERGLVVLEKRIRIYERSE